In Liquorilactobacillus hordei DSM 19519, the following proteins share a genomic window:
- a CDS encoding amino acid permease — MNLKERILRKESLSRYITKDNRFLKTLSAGDLIALGVGAVIGAGIFILPGTVAAMHTGPSIVLSFILAAVVCSTAALCYAEFSAALPIAGSAYSFGTVVFGEIIGWFLGWALILEYMLAVAAVSTGWAAYLKSFLLGFGIHIPKALSGNFDPAHGTYINLAAVLIIVLISFMLSKGVKSSIRINNIIVLIKIAIIALFLIIGAFYVKPANWHPFMPFGVNGVFVGASSVFFAYLGFDVVSASAAEVKNPRRNMPLGILGTLVICTVLYILVSVVLTGMVSYTKLNVADPVSFALQAVNQNWVAGIISIGALAGMFTMMVTMIYSSSRLIYSIGRDGLLPAFLGKINAKSHTPNNSMLVVTIIIATMGGLVSLNQLANLVNIGTLIAFTFVSFGVIPLRKRDDISHDGFKVPFYPVLPVISGILCIIMMTRLSAETWIASIIWFIIGMILYFTYGIKHSKLAD, encoded by the coding sequence TTGAATTTAAAGGAACGCATTTTACGTAAAGAAAGTCTATCTCGTTATATCACAAAAGACAACCGTTTTTTGAAAACATTAAGCGCTGGTGATCTTATTGCACTTGGTGTGGGGGCCGTCATTGGCGCTGGAATCTTCATACTTCCAGGAACTGTGGCTGCTATGCACACTGGCCCAAGTATTGTGTTGTCCTTTATTCTAGCTGCGGTAGTTTGCTCTACAGCAGCCCTCTGTTATGCTGAGTTTTCGGCTGCATTGCCTATCGCTGGTAGTGCTTATTCATTTGGAACAGTTGTCTTTGGTGAAATTATTGGCTGGTTTCTTGGTTGGGCCTTGATTCTTGAGTATATGCTCGCTGTTGCAGCTGTGTCTACGGGATGGGCTGCCTATTTAAAATCCTTCTTACTAGGATTTGGTATTCATATACCTAAAGCACTCAGTGGTAACTTTGATCCAGCACACGGAACATATATTAATCTTGCTGCCGTCTTAATTATTGTCCTAATTTCTTTTATGCTCTCAAAAGGTGTCAAGTCTTCAATTAGGATTAATAACATTATCGTGTTGATAAAAATAGCTATTATTGCGCTTTTTTTAATTATTGGTGCTTTCTATGTAAAACCTGCTAACTGGCACCCATTCATGCCCTTCGGTGTAAATGGAGTCTTTGTTGGTGCATCTTCCGTATTCTTCGCCTATCTGGGTTTTGATGTAGTTTCTGCTTCAGCTGCTGAGGTCAAAAACCCTCGTAGAAACATGCCTTTAGGTATTCTTGGAACACTCGTAATTTGTACCGTTCTTTATATCTTAGTTTCCGTTGTCTTAACCGGGATGGTTTCTTATACTAAGTTAAATGTAGCCGATCCGGTTTCTTTCGCACTTCAGGCTGTCAATCAAAATTGGGTAGCCGGTATTATTTCAATTGGTGCATTAGCTGGAATGTTTACAATGATGGTTACCATGATTTATAGTAGTTCACGCTTAATTTATTCAATAGGTCGAGATGGACTTTTACCTGCTTTTCTTGGAAAAATCAATGCTAAAAGTCATACTCCTAATAATAGTATGCTTGTCGTCACAATAATCATTGCTACCATGGGTGGTCTGGTTTCACTTAACCAACTTGCAAATTTAGTAAATATTGGAACCTTAATTGCATTTACCTTCGTTTCTTTTGGAGTAATTCCATTACGTAAAAGAGACGATATTTCCCATGATGGGTTTAAAGTTCCATTCTATCCTGTTTTACCCGTTATCTCTGGAATTTTGTGTATCATTATGATGACTCGCTTATCGGCAGAAACATGGATTGCTTCAATCATCTGGTTCATTATAGGAATGATTCTGTATTTCACATATGGTATCAAACACAGCAAATTAGCTGATTAA
- a CDS encoding MATE family efflux transporter: MESKKTIIQEFANYTVKNIFASLGLSLYVIVDTLFIAIAAGAIGLASLNIVLPIFNLFNSVGLMLGIGGATIYSMNKGSDGNDTHSLYGQLLVLGVSVGIFFIIIANIFTNQLLYLMGANSQTITTAAPYLRIISLSAPLFIINYVSVNFIRNDGNPKLTMLATLSETGVVVLIDYLFVFVLKLGMNGAAFATLFAPLTSLIILTNHRFFPNRKLKLKLKLPNLTLIKSVIRLGFPSLLTELSTGVSIFFFNIVLLRLGGNYEVAAYGVIANIAIIALAFFNGISFGMQPLVAREYGKSHWKNVRKLLNASLVTCLVIALFCYLFLVIFKYPVINIFNNDHSNLLITYASYGIPLYFLSLFFSGININIMIFSVSINQPRLSFFISLLRGYLILLPTIILFGYLFGITGVWLSVPFTELSVTIFSILFLRNILTQDLA; this comes from the coding sequence TTGGAATCAAAAAAAACAATTATTCAAGAATTTGCAAACTATACAGTTAAAAATATTTTTGCATCCCTCGGGCTTTCATTATATGTGATTGTTGACACCTTATTCATTGCAATCGCCGCTGGAGCAATTGGCTTAGCTTCCTTAAATATCGTCTTGCCAATTTTTAATTTATTCAACTCAGTTGGATTAATGCTTGGGATTGGTGGAGCAACTATTTATTCCATGAACAAAGGAAGCGATGGTAATGACACTCATTCACTGTATGGTCAACTACTTGTTTTGGGAGTTTCTGTAGGTATTTTCTTCATAATTATTGCGAATATATTTACCAATCAACTTTTATACTTAATGGGTGCTAATTCACAGACAATTACAACTGCAGCACCTTATCTCAGAATTATTTCACTTTCAGCGCCTCTGTTCATTATAAATTATGTTTCCGTTAATTTTATTAGAAACGATGGTAATCCTAAATTAACAATGCTGGCTACATTATCTGAAACTGGTGTAGTAGTCCTAATTGACTATCTATTTGTTTTTGTACTTAAGCTTGGTATGAACGGAGCCGCCTTTGCGACACTCTTCGCACCTTTGACAAGTCTTATAATTCTTACCAATCACCGTTTTTTTCCTAATAGGAAGCTTAAATTAAAATTGAAACTGCCAAATCTAACTCTAATAAAGTCTGTCATTAGGCTTGGATTTCCTTCTTTACTGACAGAGTTGAGCACAGGAGTTAGTATCTTCTTTTTTAATATTGTTTTATTGAGATTAGGTGGTAACTATGAAGTTGCGGCCTATGGAGTCATTGCTAATATTGCAATTATTGCGCTGGCTTTTTTTAATGGAATTTCATTCGGAATGCAACCACTTGTCGCCCGTGAATATGGTAAAAGCCATTGGAAAAATGTTCGCAAACTACTTAATGCAAGTTTAGTAACCTGTTTGGTCATTGCCTTATTTTGTTATTTATTTTTAGTAATTTTCAAATATCCAGTTATTAATATTTTTAACAATGACCATAGTAACTTGCTGATAACGTATGCAAGTTATGGAATTCCACTTTACTTTTTAAGTCTCTTTTTTTCAGGAATCAACATAAATATCATGATTTTTTCTGTTTCTATCAATCAACCTCGGCTTTCTTTTTTCATATCACTCCTTCGAGGTTACCTGATCTTACTACCTACTATTATCCTTTTTGGCTATTTGTTCGGCATAACTGGTGTTTGGCTGAGTGTTCCTTTTACTGAATTGAGTGTTACAATTTTTAGCATTCTTTTTCTACGAAACATACTTACGCAGGATCTTGCATGA
- a CDS encoding proline iminopeptidase-family hydrolase: MKQGTTILTLENGYHLWTHTEGQGNIKLLCLHGGPGGNHEYYENFASKLANIGVQVTMYDQLGSWYSDQPDFSLQENIDKFLNMDYFIDEVEEVRTKLGLENFYLIGQSWGGILTQEYALKYPEHLKGIIISSMTDNIDEYVTNINKIREKEFSDDDLTFMKKCESENDYVNKRYQSLIDKLNQGYVDRKQPPAISHLTETMATPVYNYFQGDNEFVVTGKMKGWDRRNDIHKLQMPTLITYGEHETMPLTTAKRMAATIPNARLETTPNGGHHHMIDNAPVYFKHLEQFLIDVENHTFPKSKN, encoded by the coding sequence ATGAAACAAGGAACTACTATTCTTACTTTAGAGAACGGCTATCATCTTTGGACTCATACAGAAGGCCAAGGAAACATTAAATTACTATGTCTCCACGGTGGCCCTGGTGGTAACCATGAATATTATGAAAATTTTGCCAGCAAGTTAGCAAACATTGGTGTTCAGGTAACCATGTATGATCAGCTTGGATCTTGGTATTCTGACCAACCAGATTTTAGCCTTCAGGAAAATATTGATAAATTCCTAAACATGGACTACTTTATAGACGAAGTAGAGGAAGTTAGAACCAAGCTTGGCCTAGAAAACTTCTACTTGATTGGTCAATCATGGGGTGGCATTTTAACACAAGAATATGCTCTCAAGTACCCTGAACATCTAAAAGGTATCATTATCTCTAGTATGACTGATAACATCGATGAATATGTAACTAACATTAACAAGATTCGTGAAAAGGAATTTTCAGATGATGATCTTACTTTCATGAAAAAATGTGAATCTGAAAATGATTATGTTAATAAACGCTATCAATCTTTAATTGATAAATTAAATCAAGGCTATGTTGACCGTAAACAGCCACCTGCAATCTCACACCTAACAGAGACGATGGCTACACCTGTCTATAATTATTTCCAAGGAGATAATGAATTTGTTGTCACAGGAAAAATGAAGGGCTGGGATCGTAGAAACGATATCCACAAGTTGCAGATGCCAACATTGATTACTTACGGTGAACATGAAACAATGCCACTTACAACGGCGAAACGGATGGCTGCAACTATTCCAAATGCTAGACTGGAAACAACTCCAAATGGTGGTCATCATCATATGATTGATAATGCACCAGTCTACTTCAAACATTTGGAGCAGTTTCTCATTGATGTCGAAAATCACACTTTTCCAAAATCAAAAAACTAA
- a CDS encoding VOC family protein — protein sequence MNIKRIDHLVLPVTNIARAVRFYHEVFDMPIISEDNEKAIMRCGHQLLELQLVSSAKSSQNITFCLVASTPLEDVLNHLASYYVPVLTGPIEKSGAAGKMTVISVKDYDENIIEIAFYKH from the coding sequence ATGAATATCAAACGAATTGATCATCTTGTTTTACCTGTTACTAATATTGCACGCGCTGTCCGCTTCTATCATGAAGTCTTTGATATGCCAATTATTTCTGAAGATAATGAGAAAGCCATTATGCGCTGTGGTCACCAACTATTAGAACTACAATTAGTTTCTTCGGCAAAAAGCAGTCAAAATATTACCTTCTGTCTCGTAGCGAGCACACCTCTAGAAGACGTGCTTAATCACCTTGCTAGCTATTACGTTCCTGTACTCACTGGGCCTATTGAAAAAAGTGGAGCTGCTGGCAAAATGACTGTGATTAGCGTAAAAGATTATGATGAAAATATAATTGAAATCGCCTTTTATAAACATTAA
- a CDS encoding guanylate kinase, protein MMKTLIVICGAPGSGKTTIQNYLSEKYGFQRVITHTTRPPRIKEKNKVDYYFESKNSFFENHFIEYVEYAGYLYGSSYEGLELALRKTDTATIVLETEGVLSYKKAIKDMQVLFWYVKVPDIKQLAVRILKRGESEKEAAKRLASAEAKRDMRISTRLEPFCEIIENGNWQETTKIVDRVLKDAGVKKV, encoded by the coding sequence ATGATGAAAACACTGATAGTCATATGTGGTGCACCGGGCTCAGGTAAGACAACGATACAGAATTATTTGTCTGAAAAGTATGGATTTCAACGAGTAATTACTCATACCACAAGGCCACCTAGAATAAAAGAAAAAAATAAAGTTGATTACTATTTTGAGTCAAAAAACAGTTTTTTTGAGAATCACTTTATTGAATACGTAGAATATGCAGGTTATTTGTATGGATCTTCTTACGAGGGATTAGAGTTGGCTTTGCGAAAGACAGATACGGCAACCATAGTGTTGGAAACTGAGGGGGTCCTTAGTTATAAAAAGGCAATCAAAGACATGCAGGTATTATTTTGGTATGTTAAGGTTCCAGACATAAAACAACTCGCAGTACGTATTTTGAAACGCGGAGAGTCGGAAAAAGAAGCTGCCAAAAGGTTAGCAAGTGCGGAAGCAAAGAGAGATATGAGAATCTCAACAAGACTAGAACCATTTTGTGAAATAATTGAAAATGGAAATTGGCAAGAGACAACGAAGATTGTGGATAGGGTTCTAAAAGATGCAGGAGTCAAGAAAGTTTAG
- a CDS encoding QueT transporter family protein has product MQNSHEKTVGIIKAGLIAAMYVVLTLSASGLAYGPIQFRLSETLNNLAVFNKRYIWAVTIGCVIANIWSSLGVADVIFGSLGSLMMTSLSYWLSKYAKTTTGKLMISVAVCTVSMWSVALELYLISRAPFWETYLTVAAGEFAVSVLGAAIIKVVSLRVDFKK; this is encoded by the coding sequence ATGCAAAATTCACACGAAAAAACAGTGGGGATTATTAAGGCCGGATTGATTGCTGCGATGTATGTCGTGTTGACTTTATCCGCTTCCGGGTTAGCGTACGGACCAATCCAGTTTAGGTTGTCGGAAACTCTAAATAATCTTGCGGTTTTTAATAAACGTTATATTTGGGCAGTTACAATTGGTTGTGTAATTGCAAATATATGGTCTAGTCTTGGAGTGGCAGATGTTATTTTTGGATCACTAGGTTCGCTCATGATGACATCACTTAGCTATTGGTTGAGTAAATACGCAAAGACTACAACAGGCAAATTAATGATTAGTGTGGCTGTATGTACAGTTTCTATGTGGAGCGTTGCACTGGAACTTTATTTAATTAGTCGTGCTCCCTTTTGGGAAACGTATTTAACAGTTGCTGCCGGAGAATTTGCAGTGTCAGTTTTAGGGGCAGCTATTATCAAGGTAGTTAGTTTAAGGGTAGATTTTAAGAAATAA
- a CDS encoding aldo/keto reductase, whose product MFKADDKRYEYLPVRRVGSTGLILPVISLGLWRNFDSKSPYYDRKQLILHAFNKGLFSFDCADRYGSPEVGSAESLLGNILKNELQPYRDELVITTKVGYETGPGPYGQMLSRKSILQSIDHSLKRLQTDYVDIYYAHRFDPETDLFESVQALDQVVRQGKALYIGISNFDNEQTKDAIKLFKELGTPFTVNQVSYNMLNTTIENDGLLDTLRKEQKGLVAYGPLAEGLLSSRYLKEIPADFPIHRTSEQIFDEGTKNLLSKLNALNEFAQKRNQTLAQLALSWLLADQVVSSVIIGTTSEAHLDDNLEAAKKLAFTDDEKNEIKKILGK is encoded by the coding sequence ATGTTTAAAGCTGATGATAAACGATATGAGTATCTACCAGTGAGACGAGTTGGGTCAACCGGATTGATATTGCCAGTTATTTCACTTGGATTGTGGCGGAACTTTGACAGTAAAAGTCCTTATTATGATCGTAAACAATTGATTCTGCACGCTTTTAACAAAGGACTGTTTAGTTTTGACTGTGCTGACCGGTACGGAAGTCCTGAAGTTGGATCAGCAGAATCTTTACTAGGTAATATTCTAAAAAATGAACTGCAACCATATCGTGATGAGCTCGTAATAACGACAAAAGTTGGCTATGAGACTGGACCAGGACCATATGGACAGATGCTATCAAGAAAATCAATATTGCAGTCAATTGATCATAGCTTGAAACGTCTTCAGACTGACTATGTGGATATTTATTATGCCCATCGTTTTGATCCAGAGACAGATCTTTTCGAATCTGTACAAGCGTTGGATCAAGTTGTTAGGCAGGGTAAGGCACTTTATATTGGGATTTCGAATTTTGATAATGAGCAAACTAAAGATGCAATTAAACTTTTTAAAGAGCTTGGAACACCTTTTACCGTTAACCAAGTTTCATATAATATGTTGAATACAACAATAGAAAATGACGGGTTATTGGATACGCTTAGAAAAGAACAAAAAGGATTGGTTGCATATGGTCCCTTAGCAGAAGGCTTACTAAGTTCTCGTTATTTGAAAGAAATACCTGCGGACTTTCCTATCCATCGTACAAGTGAACAAATTTTTGATGAGGGCACAAAAAATCTTTTGAGTAAACTAAATGCATTAAATGAATTTGCACAAAAAAGGAATCAAACACTAGCGCAATTAGCTTTATCATGGTTACTTGCTGATCAAGTGGTCTCAAGTGTGATAATTGGAACAACTAGTGAAGCTCACTTGGATGATAATCTAGAAGCAGCTAAGAAATTAGCATTTACAGATGATGAAAAAAATGAAATTAAGAAAATATTGGGTAAATAG
- a CDS encoding Fur family transcriptional regulator, producing the protein MIDVAVKILQKNKYKITKQRISMLEYLSHFQEQYINVAAVDKYMHEIYPGMSHNTIYRNIKEFQEVGIIEQRTRDGIACVKYQCDFVHQHHHHFICKKCGKVQEVQMCPLDFFEEQLPGCEIDDHHFELYGICADCIRLGKD; encoded by the coding sequence ATGATTGATGTTGCAGTAAAAATATTACAAAAAAATAAGTATAAGATAACAAAACAAAGGATAAGTATGTTAGAGTACCTTAGTCATTTTCAAGAACAATACATCAATGTTGCAGCTGTTGATAAGTATATGCATGAAATTTATCCTGGAATGAGTCACAATACAATTTATAGAAATATCAAGGAATTTCAAGAAGTTGGGATAATTGAACAGCGAACACGTGATGGGATTGCTTGTGTTAAGTATCAGTGTGACTTTGTACATCAGCATCACCACCACTTTATTTGTAAAAAATGTGGAAAAGTTCAGGAAGTACAGATGTGTCCATTAGACTTTTTCGAAGAACAGCTTCCTGGATGTGAGATTGATGATCACCATTTTGAATTATACGGAATTTGTGCCGATTGTATAAGATTAGGCAAAGACTGA
- a CDS encoding Xaa-Pro dipeptidyl-peptidase, with protein MKNNQFAHITISGSQKITELRSIGYLTPEILAKKTLAKTWRELVIRAFPQALTISSQTEKLASLLADANTDLLTYINQGNFSVTAFYNVALQLLEFLPEIDFNFSNPIEAMEKINLPYITNISTTDTLLSAWYDLLCTHTKNGQLLIDVLAANGFFVKFYGKVTQPLFFNGKALPVFNTDKLIREVVYVESTLDTDKDGKLDLLKVEIIRPSETNTGLKVPALYTASPYNQGTNDEDGDKLMHPMNVPLSHKIPNNTTYDEIAYHSSPSPLPNPRVPAGITKEASETFSREFSYTLNDYFLARGFAAVYAAGIGTMDSGGVRTCGSEDETASTVAIIEWLNGQRRAFTNKTDNIQIEAWWCNNAIAMTGRSYLGTLATAAATTGVAGLKTIISEAAISSWYDYYRDGGLVVAPCGFPGEDADVLALECFSRKKQAGDYLSVKEFFSKQLQKITAEQDRTTGNYNSFWDARNYLKNIKGIKADIVMVHGLNDWNVKPRNVYQLWNSLKELPIKQKLILHQGQHIYVNNFRSLDFTDMMNLWLSYKLYDVPNNAAEVLPDILVQDNLQVETWHSYKDWDSNEPAQNLLLQQHELVPENSELQEGAANFQDHLNEEDFSLYSTNHALWKEHLLQVENSPLKNNRLIFKSALFEEEMLLQGAPEVTVNVSTNKDHGLLSFMLVDYGNKKRFKPVPTTLARKALNLGYHWREDDLTEFTLDKETPWKMISVGHINLQNRTSLWKNDELLPNTFYPVSVKLQPTFYKIPKDHQLGLIIYATDMRMTVRGNEEQSYSIQLAESKLALHLTKKAGSKK; from the coding sequence TTGAAAAATAATCAATTTGCTCATATTACCATTTCAGGTTCACAAAAAATCACTGAGCTCAGAAGTATTGGTTACCTGACTCCAGAAATACTTGCAAAGAAGACACTTGCAAAAACCTGGCGTGAACTAGTCATTCGTGCGTTCCCACAGGCACTAACAATCAGTTCACAAACTGAAAAATTAGCCTCACTTTTGGCAGATGCGAATACTGATTTACTTACATACATCAATCAAGGGAACTTTTCCGTAACTGCATTTTATAATGTTGCATTGCAGCTACTGGAATTTCTCCCAGAGATTGACTTCAACTTCTCAAATCCAATAGAGGCAATGGAAAAAATTAATTTGCCATATATAACTAATATCTCTACTACCGATACTCTATTATCTGCATGGTATGACTTGTTGTGTACTCATACCAAAAATGGTCAACTATTGATTGATGTTTTAGCCGCAAATGGTTTCTTCGTGAAATTTTATGGAAAGGTCACACAACCACTTTTTTTCAATGGGAAAGCTTTGCCAGTATTTAATACAGATAAGTTGATTAGAGAAGTTGTTTATGTTGAATCTACACTGGATACTGATAAAGATGGAAAACTTGACTTACTCAAAGTGGAAATAATTCGACCATCTGAAACAAACACTGGTCTAAAGGTTCCAGCACTATACACTGCAAGTCCATATAATCAAGGAACAAATGATGAGGATGGTGATAAGCTCATGCATCCAATGAATGTTCCCTTATCCCACAAGATTCCCAATAATACTACTTATGATGAGATTGCCTACCATTCTTCACCGTCTCCATTGCCTAATCCACGAGTACCTGCTGGGATTACCAAAGAAGCTTCTGAAACATTTAGTAGAGAGTTCTCATATACCCTCAATGATTATTTTCTTGCAAGAGGATTTGCTGCTGTCTATGCTGCTGGAATTGGTACAATGGACTCAGGTGGCGTTCGAACTTGTGGATCCGAAGATGAAACTGCCTCAACTGTTGCTATTATCGAATGGTTAAATGGGCAACGCAGAGCTTTTACAAATAAAACTGATAATATTCAAATTGAGGCTTGGTGGTGTAATAATGCTATTGCAATGACCGGTAGATCCTATCTAGGAACACTTGCAACAGCTGCTGCAACAACAGGTGTTGCTGGACTAAAAACAATTATTTCCGAAGCTGCAATCTCTAGTTGGTATGACTACTATCGCGATGGCGGTTTAGTAGTAGCACCATGTGGTTTTCCTGGAGAAGATGCTGATGTGTTAGCCCTTGAATGCTTCAGTCGAAAAAAACAGGCCGGTGACTATCTGTCAGTTAAAGAATTTTTTAGCAAGCAGTTGCAGAAAATTACCGCAGAACAGGATCGAACAACAGGGAATTATAATTCTTTTTGGGATGCCCGAAATTACTTGAAAAATATTAAAGGAATTAAGGCCGATATTGTAATGGTCCATGGATTGAATGACTGGAATGTCAAACCACGCAATGTCTACCAACTATGGAACTCATTAAAGGAATTACCCATTAAGCAAAAATTAATCTTACATCAAGGACAACATATTTATGTCAATAATTTTCGTTCACTCGACTTCACTGACATGATGAACCTCTGGTTATCATATAAGTTGTATGATGTTCCAAACAATGCAGCTGAAGTTTTGCCAGATATACTTGTACAAGATAATTTACAAGTCGAAACATGGCACAGCTACAAAGATTGGGATTCAAACGAGCCCGCACAAAACTTATTACTGCAACAACATGAACTTGTTCCTGAAAACAGTGAGCTACAAGAAGGTGCAGCTAACTTTCAAGACCATTTAAATGAAGAAGATTTTTCATTATACTCCACAAACCATGCTCTCTGGAAAGAACATCTCTTGCAAGTCGAGAACTCACCACTAAAAAATAATCGACTAATCTTTAAATCTGCACTTTTTGAAGAAGAAATGCTCTTACAAGGTGCTCCTGAAGTTACTGTAAATGTTTCAACGAACAAAGATCATGGATTACTCAGTTTTATGCTCGTAGATTATGGAAACAAAAAAAGATTCAAGCCTGTCCCTACTACACTTGCGCGAAAAGCTCTCAATCTAGGGTATCATTGGAGAGAAGATGATTTGACAGAATTCACACTGGATAAAGAAACACCTTGGAAGATGATTTCTGTGGGTCATATTAATCTTCAAAACCGGACTTCATTATGGAAAAATGATGAACTGCTACCAAACACTTTTTATCCAGTCTCGGTCAAATTACAACCGACTTTCTACAAAATCCCTAAGGATCATCAATTAGGTCTAATAATTTATGCTACAGATATGCGTATGACAGTCCGCGGTAACGAAGAACAATCGTACTCAATTCAACTGGCAGAAAGTAAATTAGCTTTGCATCTTACTAAAAAAGCTGGATCAAAAAAGTAA